In one Pseudarthrobacter oxydans genomic region, the following are encoded:
- the ftsH gene encoding ATP-dependent zinc metalloprotease FtsH: protein MKAKNFFKGPGIWIVVVVGLLLVAFATLAPGGAARIDTDKGLELLSGNQVEQAKIFDGENRVDLTLKDNLQLDGQDKGKSVQFFFVDARAQDVVKAVTDAKPAQGYTDQPIESNWFSGLLSLLIPVILLGALFWFLMTRMQGGGSKIMQFGKSKAKMVSKDMPQVTFADVAGSDEAVEELQEIKEFLQEPAKFQAVGAKIPKGVLLYGPPGTGKTLLARAVAGEAGVPFFSISGSDFVEMFVGVGASRVRDLFEQAKTNSPAIIFVDEIDAVGRHRGAGIGGGNDEREQTLNQLLVEMDGFDVKTNVILIAATNRPDVLDPALLRPGRFDRQIGVDAPDMIGRDQILQVHAKGKPMAPGVDLKAVAKKTPGYTGADLANVLNEAALLTARSNANLIDDRALDEAIDRVMAGPQKRSRVMKEHERKITAYHEGGHALVAAALRNSAPVTKITILPRGRALGYTMVVPDNDKYSVTRNELLDQMAYAMGGRVAEEIVFHDPSTGASNDIEKATGTARKMVTEYGMSERVGAVRLGQGGGEPFLGRDAGHERNYSDQIAYVVDEEVRRLIDQAHDEAYAILTENRDVLDRLALELLERETLNQAEIADIFRDIRKRDFREVWLSKESRPVQMAGPVESRQERAEREAQEEAKKARLDEPLDAQPPHPQGVPEDAPFRGGVTDAGPDALRG, encoded by the coding sequence ATGAAAGCTAAGAACTTCTTCAAAGGCCCGGGCATCTGGATCGTCGTCGTGGTCGGTCTGCTCCTGGTGGCCTTTGCAACGCTGGCCCCAGGCGGTGCGGCACGGATCGACACTGACAAGGGCCTGGAACTGCTCTCCGGAAACCAGGTGGAGCAGGCCAAAATCTTCGACGGCGAAAACCGCGTGGACCTGACTTTGAAGGACAACCTGCAGCTTGACGGGCAGGACAAGGGCAAGAGCGTCCAGTTCTTCTTCGTGGACGCCCGTGCGCAGGACGTGGTCAAGGCGGTAACCGACGCCAAGCCTGCCCAGGGCTACACGGACCAGCCCATCGAGAGCAACTGGTTCTCCGGCCTGCTCTCCCTCCTGATTCCCGTCATCCTCCTCGGCGCCCTGTTCTGGTTCCTCATGACCCGCATGCAGGGCGGCGGCTCCAAGATCATGCAGTTCGGCAAGTCCAAGGCCAAGATGGTCAGCAAGGACATGCCGCAGGTGACGTTCGCCGACGTCGCAGGATCCGACGAGGCAGTGGAGGAACTCCAGGAAATCAAGGAATTCCTGCAGGAGCCCGCCAAGTTCCAGGCCGTTGGCGCCAAGATCCCCAAGGGCGTGCTGCTCTACGGCCCTCCCGGTACCGGCAAGACCCTCCTGGCCCGCGCCGTCGCGGGTGAGGCCGGCGTCCCCTTCTTCTCCATCTCCGGCTCCGACTTCGTGGAAATGTTCGTCGGCGTGGGCGCCTCCCGCGTCCGCGACCTCTTCGAGCAGGCCAAAACCAACTCCCCGGCCATCATCTTCGTCGACGAGATCGACGCCGTGGGCCGTCACCGCGGCGCGGGCATCGGCGGGGGCAACGACGAACGCGAGCAGACCCTCAACCAGCTGCTGGTGGAGATGGACGGCTTCGACGTCAAGACCAACGTCATCCTCATCGCCGCCACCAACCGGCCCGACGTGCTGGACCCCGCACTGCTGCGTCCGGGACGCTTCGACCGCCAGATCGGCGTGGACGCACCGGACATGATCGGCCGCGACCAGATCCTGCAGGTACATGCCAAAGGCAAGCCGATGGCACCGGGCGTGGACCTCAAGGCCGTGGCCAAGAAGACCCCCGGCTACACGGGCGCGGACCTGGCCAACGTCCTGAACGAAGCCGCGCTGCTCACCGCCCGCTCCAACGCGAACCTCATCGACGACCGCGCGCTGGATGAAGCCATTGACCGCGTCATGGCCGGCCCGCAGAAGCGCAGCCGCGTCATGAAGGAACACGAGCGGAAGATCACCGCCTACCACGAAGGCGGGCACGCCCTCGTCGCGGCCGCACTGCGGAACTCCGCCCCGGTCACCAAGATCACCATCCTTCCCCGTGGCCGCGCCCTGGGCTACACCATGGTGGTCCCGGACAACGACAAGTACTCCGTGACCCGCAACGAACTGCTTGACCAGATGGCCTATGCCATGGGCGGCCGCGTGGCCGAGGAGATCGTGTTCCACGACCCCTCCACCGGCGCGTCCAATGACATCGAAAAGGCCACCGGCACCGCGCGGAAGATGGTCACCGAATACGGCATGAGCGAGCGGGTTGGCGCTGTCCGGCTGGGCCAGGGCGGCGGCGAACCGTTCCTGGGCCGCGATGCCGGCCACGAGCGCAACTATTCGGACCAGATCGCCTACGTGGTGGATGAGGAAGTGCGCCGCCTCATCGACCAGGCCCATGACGAGGCCTACGCCATCCTCACCGAGAACCGGGACGTCCTGGACCGGCTGGCCCTGGAACTGCTGGAACGCGAAACGCTGAACCAGGCCGAGATCGCCGACATCTTCAGGGACATCCGCAAGCGCGACTTCCGCGAGGTGTGGCTGTCCAAGGAGAGCCGCCCGGTCCAGATGGCGGGCCCCGTGGAGTCCCGCCAGGAAAGGGCGGAACGCGAGGCCCAGGAAGAGGCCAAGAAGGCGCGCCTGGACGAGCCTTTGGACGCGCAGCCGCCGCACCCGCAGGGTGTTCCCGAGGATGCACCGTTCCGGGGCGGGGTAACGGACGCGGGGCCTGACGCCCTACGCGGCTAA
- the folE gene encoding GTP cyclohydrolase I FolE, producing MTHFDDDDVSASAGYPAEGGAHHSKHNKVDRPRIEAAVREILLAIGEDPDRGGLVDTPRRVAKAYAEVFAGLHHDPADVLSTTFDLDHEELVLVKDIPFYSTCEHHLVPFHGVAHVGYIPSHEGKVTGLSKLARLVDIYARRPQVQERLTTEIVEAMVRHLKPRGAIVVVECEHMCMSMRGIRKPGAKTVTSAVRGQLHDPATRAEAMSLILGR from the coding sequence GTGACCCACTTCGACGACGACGACGTTTCCGCCTCCGCCGGCTACCCGGCGGAGGGCGGCGCCCACCACTCAAAGCACAACAAAGTGGACCGGCCCCGGATCGAGGCAGCTGTCCGTGAAATTCTCCTGGCCATTGGAGAGGACCCGGACCGCGGCGGCCTCGTAGACACCCCCAGGCGTGTGGCCAAGGCCTACGCCGAGGTGTTTGCAGGGCTGCACCATGACCCCGCGGACGTCCTGTCCACCACCTTTGACCTGGACCATGAGGAACTGGTCCTCGTCAAGGACATCCCCTTCTATTCCACGTGTGAGCACCACCTGGTGCCGTTCCACGGCGTGGCCCATGTGGGCTACATCCCGTCGCATGAGGGCAAGGTGACGGGCCTTAGCAAGCTGGCCCGGCTCGTGGACATCTACGCCCGCCGCCCGCAGGTGCAGGAGCGCCTCACCACTGAAATCGTCGAAGCGATGGTCCGCCACCTCAAGCCGCGCGGCGCCATCGTCGTTGTTGAATGCGAACACATGTGCATGTCCATGCGCGGTATCCGCAAGCCCGGAGCGAAGACCGTCACCAGTGCGGTCCGCGGGCAGCTTCATGACCCGGCCACCCGCGCCGAAGCCATGAGCCTCATCCTCGGAAGGTAA
- the folP gene encoding dihydropteroate synthase: MDSLAAAPGTGPATSPLPVLRKPRPAARFEDLPTGRTLVMGILNVTPDSFSDGGSHPTADTAIAAGLRMFYAGADIIDVGGESTRPGAEDVSPEEEQRRVVPVIEALVKAGALVSIDTTHASTAAAALKAGAAIINDVSGLTIEPEMAELAASSKAPYILTHRRGDARTMNSLAEYKDVAAEVAAELAGVRDKLYAAGVSQEQIIIDPGLGFAKNDAQNWELLQNLDQLEGLGHRILVGASRKRFLGTLLTVAGKSAAPEERDGATAAITAISAYRGAWAVRVHDVGPSLDAVKVAARMAAPRAGS; this comes from the coding sequence ATGGATTCACTAGCTGCAGCGCCGGGAACCGGCCCCGCAACCTCGCCACTGCCCGTCCTGCGCAAACCGCGCCCGGCAGCCCGGTTCGAAGACCTGCCCACCGGCCGCACCCTGGTGATGGGCATCCTGAACGTCACTCCGGATTCCTTCAGCGACGGCGGCAGCCACCCCACGGCGGACACCGCCATCGCGGCAGGGCTCCGCATGTTCTACGCGGGCGCGGACATCATCGATGTCGGAGGCGAATCCACCCGGCCCGGCGCCGAGGACGTCAGCCCGGAGGAAGAACAGCGGCGTGTTGTTCCCGTCATCGAGGCGCTGGTGAAGGCCGGCGCCCTGGTCAGCATCGACACCACCCATGCCTCCACGGCCGCTGCCGCCCTGAAGGCCGGCGCCGCCATCATCAACGACGTCTCCGGGCTCACCATCGAACCGGAAATGGCCGAGCTCGCGGCCTCCTCCAAAGCGCCTTACATCCTTACGCACCGCCGCGGCGACGCCCGCACCATGAACTCGCTGGCCGAATACAAGGACGTGGCGGCGGAAGTGGCAGCCGAGCTCGCCGGGGTGCGGGACAAGCTCTACGCCGCAGGCGTCAGCCAGGAACAGATCATCATCGATCCGGGCCTGGGGTTTGCCAAGAACGACGCCCAGAACTGGGAGCTCCTGCAGAACCTGGACCAGCTGGAAGGCCTGGGCCACCGGATCCTCGTTGGTGCGTCCCGCAAGCGGTTCCTCGGCACCCTGCTCACCGTGGCCGGCAAGTCCGCCGCCCCCGAGGAACGTGACGGGGCCACCGCCGCCATCACAGCCATCAGCGCCTACCGCGGCGCCTGGGCCGTCCGCGTGCACGACGTCGGCCCCAGCCTTGACGCCGTCAAGGTGGCCGCGCGCATGGCCGCACCCCGCGCCGGCAGTTAA
- the folB gene encoding dihydroneopterin aldolase, with amino-acid sequence MDRITLSGVTAVGHHGVFDFERREGQPFVVDAVLYLDFAKAAESDDVRDTAHYGEVAQRITEWIAGEPLNLIEALAVRIAEGLLAEFRLQAVDITVHKPQAPIEVPFGDVSVSVHRTRNAAERQAQGEGP; translated from the coding sequence ATGGACAGGATTACGCTGAGCGGCGTGACCGCCGTCGGCCATCACGGCGTGTTTGATTTTGAGCGCCGTGAGGGCCAGCCTTTTGTTGTGGACGCCGTCTTGTACCTGGACTTCGCCAAGGCGGCCGAGTCGGACGACGTCCGGGACACCGCGCACTACGGCGAGGTGGCGCAGCGTATTACCGAGTGGATCGCGGGCGAGCCGCTGAACCTGATCGAGGCGCTGGCGGTGCGGATCGCGGAGGGCCTGCTGGCCGAATTCCGGCTCCAGGCCGTGGACATCACCGTGCACAAACCGCAGGCTCCCATCGAGGTTCCCTTCGGCGATGTGTCAGTCAGCGTCCACCGCACCCGGAATGCCGCGGAAAGGCAAGCCCAGGGGGAGGGGCCATGA
- the folK gene encoding 2-amino-4-hydroxy-6-hydroxymethyldihydropteridine diphosphokinase, with protein MNSGYTKAVLALGSNLGERNDTLSAAVADLVDPPEVRLLAVSPVVQTKAVGGPAGQPDFLNMVITVETSLTPRQLLEHCQAVENKHHRVREVRWGPRTLDVDIITYGDVRSEDPALTLPHPLAASRAFVLYPWSLIEPAAVLDGERISTLAAKAGDFNDLVPFDGFGDFDGMPTAGAVEEL; from the coding sequence ATGAACAGCGGTTATACCAAGGCGGTCCTTGCGCTCGGCAGCAACCTGGGCGAGCGCAACGATACCCTTAGCGCGGCCGTCGCGGACCTCGTAGACCCGCCGGAGGTGCGGCTGCTGGCGGTCTCGCCGGTGGTGCAGACGAAGGCCGTAGGCGGGCCGGCCGGGCAGCCCGACTTCCTGAACATGGTCATCACGGTTGAAACCAGCCTCACCCCGCGGCAGTTGCTGGAGCACTGCCAGGCGGTGGAAAACAAGCACCACCGCGTCCGGGAGGTGCGCTGGGGGCCGCGGACGCTCGACGTCGACATCATCACCTACGGCGACGTCCGCAGCGAGGACCCTGCCCTGACCCTGCCGCATCCCCTCGCGGCCAGCCGGGCGTTCGTCCTCTATCCGTGGTCCCTTATTGAACCCGCCGCCGTCCTGGACGGTGAACGGATCAGCACCCTTGCCGCCAAGGCAGGCGACTTCAACGACCTCGTCCCCTTTGACGGCTTTGGCGACTTCGACGGAATGCCCACGGCCGGGGCGGTGGAGGAACTATGA
- a CDS encoding DUF3180 domain-containing protein, with the protein MKPINPLRLLLIGFILAVAGWSATVVTSRYGMSTPVLPPTALATMGVIVAITLILGIRVLRWRNSISANGAKNGGKGGAARKRPVLDPLLAARTLVLAQACAYAGTVLLGWHVGIFLDQLRIWSLRSDQAITWLALAMAGGGLVMIVVGLLVERFCRIPPEDGETKGLDGKPGRAVGEASGEGEYAYRGD; encoded by the coding sequence ATGAAGCCCATCAACCCGCTGCGCCTGCTGCTCATCGGCTTCATCCTGGCCGTGGCGGGCTGGTCCGCGACCGTGGTGACCAGCCGGTACGGCATGTCCACCCCCGTCCTGCCGCCCACGGCACTGGCAACCATGGGCGTGATCGTGGCCATCACGCTGATCCTCGGGATCAGGGTCCTCAGGTGGCGCAACAGCATCAGCGCCAACGGCGCCAAGAACGGCGGCAAGGGCGGCGCCGCCCGTAAGCGGCCGGTGCTGGATCCGCTCCTCGCCGCCCGCACCCTGGTACTCGCGCAGGCCTGCGCCTACGCCGGGACGGTGCTGCTGGGCTGGCACGTGGGCATCTTCCTGGACCAGCTGCGCATCTGGAGCCTGCGCAGCGACCAGGCCATCACCTGGCTCGCGCTTGCCATGGCCGGCGGGGGACTGGTGATGATCGTGGTGGGCCTGCTGGTGGAACGGTTCTGCAGGATCCCGCCGGAGGACGGCGAAACCAAAGGCCTCGACGGGAAGCCCGGCCGTGCCGTTGGCGAGGCGTCCGGGGAAGGCGAATATGCATACCGGGGCGATTGA
- a CDS encoding PH domain-containing protein: MHTGAIDPPGITWQRVSPKYVTVRVVQWALGNLAAVLVLSLPLVLVLAEAWAWPPLWLAATVPAAMLVVALWRLALIPRQVRAIGYAERDDDLLIRTGIFFQRTMAVPYGRMQYVDIGVGPVERSLGLCTLKLHTAAPGTNAQIPGLPAAEGARLREQLAARGEARLAGL; encoded by the coding sequence ATGCATACCGGGGCGATTGATCCTCCCGGCATCACCTGGCAGCGGGTGTCCCCCAAATATGTCACCGTGAGGGTGGTGCAGTGGGCCCTTGGAAACCTGGCCGCCGTGCTGGTCCTCTCCCTGCCGCTGGTCCTCGTCCTCGCGGAGGCGTGGGCCTGGCCGCCGCTGTGGCTTGCCGCCACCGTGCCGGCCGCCATGCTGGTGGTGGCCCTCTGGCGGCTCGCGCTCATCCCGCGGCAGGTCCGCGCCATCGGTTACGCGGAACGGGACGATGACCTCCTGATCCGGACCGGCATCTTCTTCCAGCGGACCATGGCCGTCCCCTACGGCCGGATGCAGTACGTGGACATCGGAGTGGGCCCGGTGGAGCGCTCTCTTGGACTGTGCACGCTCAAGCTCCACACCGCAGCGCCGGGGACCAACGCCCAGATCCCCGGCCTGCCCGCCGCCGAAGGCGCACGGCTCCGCGAGCAGCTGGCGGCGCGCGGGGAAGCCAGGCTGGCAGGACTGTGA
- a CDS encoding PH domain-containing protein has translation MTAEGPPQWPGAPATAAGNNAPEPLSGTAPDGEWLRVHPASPFVRGWVALAAIGFFLGRDVFERALQGRPVVEEDLAGRAPLLLVGGGAVLLASVLGFILTWYFTKYQVSGGYVRVNTGFLFRQQRQARLDRVQAIDIVQPLLARIFGLAELKFEVADAGESAVRLAYLKIDDARQLRATILARAAGVITGPDRPGEPAPEAPEYPVLSVPPSRLVGSLLLSEQSFFVVLGGIVSVVLSAITEHQGFYFYLIPAAVGLAASYWGLFNKGYNFSAAISPDGIRLRYGLLDTQAQTLPPGRIQALKITQPPLWRPLGWYRMQVNVAGYGIVENAGEGSARTTLLPVGRLGDVMAMLALVLPDPGTAHPAAVFGAGLTSLDSDGGFVTTPRSARWLAPLGWRRNGFTATDTALLLRSGRWWRQLVVVPHQRTQSMALHQGPLARRFGVADLVLHTTPGPVAPRLTQAGTAQALALFDEQSARARLARKRQTTEQWLRQVVPDAPAGEPGPTVEPAETRTPQQQEGGQHG, from the coding sequence GTGACGGCAGAGGGACCTCCGCAGTGGCCCGGCGCCCCGGCCACTGCGGCCGGCAACAACGCCCCTGAACCGCTTTCGGGCACCGCGCCCGACGGCGAATGGCTGCGCGTGCACCCGGCGTCGCCGTTTGTCCGCGGCTGGGTTGCCCTGGCCGCCATTGGCTTCTTCCTCGGCCGTGACGTCTTTGAACGCGCGCTGCAGGGCCGGCCCGTTGTTGAGGAAGACCTCGCCGGCCGGGCCCCCTTGCTGCTGGTGGGCGGCGGCGCAGTGCTGCTGGCCTCGGTGCTGGGGTTCATCCTCACCTGGTACTTCACCAAGTACCAGGTGTCCGGCGGCTACGTCCGCGTCAATACCGGGTTCCTGTTCCGGCAGCAGCGCCAGGCACGGCTGGACCGGGTCCAGGCCATCGACATCGTTCAGCCGCTGCTGGCCCGGATCTTCGGCCTGGCAGAACTCAAGTTCGAGGTGGCGGACGCCGGAGAGTCGGCGGTGCGGCTCGCCTACCTGAAGATCGACGACGCCCGGCAGCTGCGTGCCACCATCCTCGCCCGGGCGGCCGGTGTCATCACGGGCCCGGACCGCCCCGGCGAGCCCGCCCCCGAGGCGCCGGAATATCCGGTGCTTTCCGTGCCGCCGTCGCGCCTTGTAGGTTCCCTGCTGCTCAGCGAGCAGAGCTTCTTCGTGGTGCTTGGTGGCATCGTTTCCGTGGTGCTCTCGGCCATCACCGAACACCAGGGGTTCTACTTTTACCTCATTCCGGCCGCCGTGGGGCTCGCCGCGAGCTACTGGGGACTGTTCAACAAGGGCTACAACTTCAGCGCCGCGATCTCACCGGACGGCATCCGCCTGCGCTACGGCCTGCTGGACACCCAGGCGCAGACGCTGCCGCCGGGACGCATCCAGGCGTTGAAAATCACCCAGCCGCCGTTATGGCGGCCGCTCGGCTGGTACCGGATGCAGGTCAACGTGGCCGGTTACGGCATCGTGGAGAACGCCGGCGAGGGCTCGGCCCGGACCACGCTGCTGCCCGTGGGCAGGCTTGGCGACGTGATGGCCATGCTGGCGCTGGTGCTGCCGGACCCCGGCACCGCGCACCCCGCTGCAGTCTTCGGCGCCGGCCTCACCAGCCTGGATTCCGACGGCGGCTTCGTCACCACTCCGCGCAGCGCACGCTGGCTTGCCCCCTTGGGCTGGCGGCGGAACGGTTTCACGGCCACGGACACGGCCCTGCTTCTCCGCTCCGGCCGCTGGTGGCGCCAGCTGGTGGTGGTTCCGCACCAGCGCACCCAGTCCATGGCCCTGCACCAGGGCCCGCTGGCGCGCCGGTTCGGCGTGGCAGACCTGGTGCTGCACACCACGCCCGGTCCCGTTGCGCCCCGGCTCACGCAGGCCGGCACTGCCCAGGCGCTGGCGCTGTTCGATGAACAGTCCGCACGCGCCCGGCTGGCCAGGAAGCGGCAGACTACGGAACAGTGGCTCCGGCAGGTAGTCCCGGATGCTCCGGCGGGGGAGCCCGGCCCGACAGTGGAACCGGCCGAAACCCGGACGCCCCAACAACAGGAAGGCGGGCAGCATGGCTAA
- a CDS encoding DUF2520 domain-containing protein: MAKPGRLGVGIIGAGKVGAVLGAALRAAEHAVVGVSAVSEASRERAEALLPGVPVLEVQDIVERAELVLLAVPDDALPGLVDGLAKLGAWQPGQLVAHTSGRFGVGVLHPVRAAGAVPLALHPAMTFTGMSLDLTRLLDCTFGVTADAAMLPIAQALVVEMGAEPVAIAEADRTLYHAALAHSSNHLVTLVAQASELLRSVGVELPERMLGPLLRATLENALASGESALTGPVARGDVGTVSAHAAALREFDGGGHGDVLEAYLAMARATALRAEGRGLLKAEQLEGLRQALEPKED; encoded by the coding sequence ATGGCTAAGCCCGGACGCCTCGGCGTCGGAATCATTGGTGCCGGCAAAGTGGGGGCGGTGCTCGGTGCCGCCCTGCGCGCTGCCGAACATGCCGTCGTCGGGGTCTCAGCTGTCTCCGAGGCGAGCCGTGAACGGGCGGAGGCGCTGCTTCCCGGCGTGCCTGTCCTGGAGGTCCAGGACATTGTGGAGCGCGCGGAACTCGTCCTCCTGGCCGTGCCCGACGACGCCCTGCCGGGCCTGGTGGACGGGCTGGCAAAGCTCGGCGCCTGGCAGCCGGGCCAGCTGGTTGCCCACACCTCCGGCCGGTTCGGAGTGGGGGTCCTGCACCCGGTGCGCGCTGCCGGCGCTGTCCCGCTCGCCCTGCATCCGGCCATGACGTTCACGGGGATGAGCCTGGACCTGACCCGGCTGCTGGACTGCACGTTCGGAGTGACGGCAGATGCCGCCATGCTCCCCATCGCCCAGGCGCTGGTGGTGGAGATGGGTGCGGAACCGGTGGCCATCGCCGAGGCGGACCGGACGCTGTACCACGCGGCCCTGGCCCACAGTTCGAACCACCTGGTGACCCTCGTGGCCCAGGCATCCGAGCTGCTGCGCTCGGTGGGAGTGGAGCTGCCGGAACGCATGCTCGGCCCGCTCCTGCGGGCCACGCTGGAGAATGCACTGGCGTCAGGGGAGTCCGCCCTGACCGGGCCGGTAGCCCGCGGCGACGTGGGAACCGTCTCCGCGCACGCGGCCGCGCTGCGGGAGTTCGACGGCGGCGGCCACGGCGACGTGCTCGAGGCCTACCTTGCGATGGCCCGGGCCACAGCCCTGCGCGCCGAAGGGCGCGGGCTGCTGAAAGCCGAACAGCTGGAGGGACTCCGCCAAGCCCTCGAACCGAAGGAGGACTGA
- the panC gene encoding pantoate--beta-alanine ligase codes for MPIKLVTTVAGLHAEGARLLASKHGASQGLVPTMGALHQGHAALARTAVEQNDVVVATVFVNPLQFGDAVDLDRYPRTLDADLALLEAEGVDLVFAPSVDEVYPGGEPLVRVTSGRLGEKWEGASRPGHFDGALTVVAKLLHYGMPAAGLPDGGAARAGLPAYRAYFGQKDAQQLALVRRMVADLNFPVEIVGVPTVRAVDGLALSSRNRFLSDEEREAALVLFRALRLLEERAHARQPLDLESAQAMVESQPLVALDYFDVVDPGTLEPLAENCRETPFRGEALALIAAKVGPVRLIDNAPLHS; via the coding sequence ATGCCCATCAAGCTCGTCACCACGGTGGCAGGCCTCCATGCTGAGGGAGCCCGGCTCCTTGCCTCCAAGCACGGAGCCTCACAGGGTCTGGTGCCCACGATGGGTGCGCTGCACCAGGGCCATGCCGCCCTGGCGCGTACCGCCGTCGAACAGAATGACGTGGTGGTGGCCACGGTCTTCGTCAACCCGCTGCAGTTCGGTGACGCCGTGGACCTGGACCGCTACCCCCGCACCCTGGACGCCGACCTTGCGCTGCTGGAAGCCGAAGGCGTGGACCTGGTGTTTGCGCCATCAGTCGATGAGGTCTACCCCGGCGGCGAACCGCTGGTGCGCGTGACGTCCGGTCGGCTCGGGGAAAAGTGGGAGGGGGCGTCCCGGCCGGGGCATTTCGACGGTGCCCTGACCGTGGTGGCCAAACTGCTCCACTACGGGATGCCGGCCGCAGGGCTGCCGGACGGCGGCGCGGCACGTGCCGGCCTGCCCGCCTACCGTGCCTACTTCGGCCAGAAGGACGCCCAACAGCTGGCGCTGGTCAGGCGCATGGTGGCTGACCTCAATTTTCCGGTGGAGATTGTGGGGGTGCCCACGGTGCGCGCCGTGGACGGGCTGGCGCTGTCCAGCCGCAACCGCTTCCTGTCGGACGAGGAGCGGGAGGCGGCGCTGGTGCTTTTCAGGGCCCTCCGCCTGCTTGAGGAACGGGCGCATGCCCGGCAACCGCTGGATCTGGAGTCCGCCCAGGCGATGGTGGAGTCGCAGCCCCTGGTGGCCTTGGACTACTTCGACGTTGTGGACCCGGGCACCCTGGAGCCGCTGGCCGAGAACTGCCGGGAGACCCCGTTCCGGGGGGAGGCCCTGGCGCTCATTGCGGCCAAGGTCGGGCCGGTCCGGCTGATCGACAACGCGCCGCTACATTCCTGA
- a CDS encoding GAF and ANTAR domain-containing protein has protein sequence MDIAPGLAGEEDLCGPYLEKLPVTGAAVSLFGGATAESLICASDALAARLDELQFSLGEGPRWRAVRTRLPVLVPDAQGVPHPEWPMFHRAINGTDAAALFVFPLTIGAADLGVVELYHSAAGTLNRSHQATAATLAGQTSWYLLRKILTIGSPDTDPALDPPLMSRREIHQATGMVLAQSGATAADSLLLLRAYAFAHDLTLRETAQAVLEGRLKFEPGHGGGPGARPLQ, from the coding sequence ATGGACATTGCACCCGGGCTGGCGGGTGAAGAGGACCTGTGTGGCCCCTATCTGGAGAAACTGCCCGTTACCGGCGCCGCCGTATCCCTTTTCGGCGGCGCGACAGCTGAATCCCTGATCTGTGCCAGTGACGCTTTGGCTGCAAGGCTTGATGAACTGCAGTTCAGCCTGGGCGAGGGGCCCCGCTGGCGCGCGGTCCGGACCCGGCTGCCTGTGCTGGTTCCTGACGCACAAGGTGTTCCGCACCCGGAATGGCCGATGTTCCACAGGGCGATTAACGGGACGGACGCGGCTGCCCTGTTTGTCTTCCCGCTGACTATCGGCGCTGCGGACCTGGGCGTTGTTGAGCTTTATCACTCCGCCGCGGGAACGCTGAACAGGTCCCACCAGGCAACGGCGGCCACACTTGCCGGCCAGACGTCCTGGTACCTTTTGCGGAAGATCCTGACGATCGGCTCTCCGGACACGGACCCTGCCCTCGATCCACCCCTGATGTCGCGCCGTGAAATCCACCAGGCAACGGGCATGGTCCTTGCCCAGTCCGGCGCGACCGCGGCGGACTCATTGCTGTTGCTGCGCGCCTACGCGTTCGCCCATGACCTCACGCTGAGGGAGACGGCCCAGGCAGTGCTCGAAGGCCGCCTGAAGTTCGAGCCCGGCCATGGCGGCGGTCCTGGTGCCCGGCCCCTGCAGTAA
- a CDS encoding GAF and ANTAR domain-containing protein translates to MATTTRAERVSGAFVKIADTLVADYDVLDLLHTLVEESVGLLDIAAAGLVLADPSGELQVLASTSEESQLVEVLQLRAGEGPCVECYATGNPVTVEDIQVLDRWPQFKAAALSQGFRSVHAVPMRIHGRTIGAMGLFGSAPGSLTAEDSAIGQALADVATISLMHERTIREAVLVNEQLQRALNSRILIEQAKGVIAHTAGVDMNEAFSLLRNHARAHNEGLHETASRIVDRSLTL, encoded by the coding sequence ATGGCAACGACAACCCGCGCTGAGCGCGTCAGTGGGGCGTTCGTGAAGATCGCGGACACACTGGTTGCGGACTATGACGTCCTTGACCTGCTCCACACCCTGGTCGAGGAATCCGTGGGGCTCCTCGACATCGCGGCGGCGGGCCTGGTCCTGGCCGACCCCAGCGGGGAACTCCAGGTTTTGGCTTCAACCAGCGAGGAGAGCCAGTTGGTGGAAGTGCTCCAGTTGCGGGCCGGGGAAGGACCGTGCGTAGAGTGCTACGCAACCGGTAACCCGGTGACCGTTGAGGACATTCAGGTCCTTGACCGGTGGCCCCAATTCAAGGCGGCGGCGCTGTCCCAGGGGTTTCGTTCCGTACACGCCGTTCCCATGCGGATACACGGCCGGACTATCGGTGCCATGGGCCTCTTCGGTTCTGCGCCCGGTTCCCTGACTGCGGAGGATTCCGCCATTGGCCAGGCGCTGGCCGACGTCGCCACCATCAGCCTCATGCACGAACGCACCATCAGGGAAGCCGTCCTGGTGAACGAGCAGCTGCAGCGTGCGCTCAACAGCCGAATCTTGATTGAGCAGGCCAAGGGAGTCATCGCCCACACGGCCGGTGTGGACATGAACGAGGCCTTCTCGCTGCTCCGGAACCACGCCCGTGCACATAATGAAGGACTCCACGAGACCGCCAGCCGGATCGTGGACCGCAGCCTCACGCTTTAG